One part of the Fusibacter sp. A1 genome encodes these proteins:
- a CDS encoding 2-hydroxyacyl-CoA dehydratase: MTKIGLTTTVPIEILLAAGRIPVDLNNLFVTSDEPNRYIELAERDGFPKSMCAWIKGIYGACIENGITEVVGVTEGDCTNTKCLLDIFELKGIKLYDFGFPHGRDAHRLEHSIMTLQSQFGVTTEAVEAIRLSLAPLRELSSQIDALTVTTGQAGGFENHLYQVAMSDLGGVGIEKFHQTLEDAYKEMLKRPVNTKGLRLAYLGVPPMTGDLYDYIETLDAMVVYNEVQNEFAFPRASLALSINEQYLDYTYPYDNKTRIESIREQLSLRRIDGIIHYTQAFCHRAIDDILIKHHLDIPVLHIEGDTSTVLDARTKLRIEAYLDMLHDKKEGVTCEF, translated from the coding sequence ATGACTAAAATAGGACTTACCACCACCGTGCCCATCGAGATTCTACTTGCAGCAGGCAGGATTCCTGTAGACCTGAACAACCTGTTTGTCACAAGCGATGAGCCCAACAGGTATATCGAACTTGCAGAACGCGACGGATTCCCTAAGAGCATGTGCGCCTGGATCAAAGGTATCTACGGCGCATGTATCGAAAACGGAATCACAGAAGTAGTAGGCGTCACCGAAGGCGACTGCACCAACACGAAATGCCTTCTTGACATCTTCGAGCTCAAGGGAATCAAATTGTATGACTTTGGGTTTCCACACGGACGAGATGCACACAGGCTGGAACATTCGATAATGACGCTCCAAAGCCAGTTTGGAGTCACAACCGAAGCGGTCGAGGCGATAAGGTTGTCGCTTGCTCCCTTACGGGAGCTTTCTTCACAAATCGACGCGCTTACGGTCACCACCGGTCAGGCCGGTGGATTTGAGAACCATCTCTACCAGGTGGCCATGAGCGACTTAGGTGGTGTCGGGATTGAGAAATTTCATCAGACGCTTGAAGACGCCTACAAGGAAATGCTTAAAAGGCCCGTCAACACAAAAGGATTAAGGCTCGCCTACCTTGGGGTTCCACCCATGACAGGCGATCTTTACGATTATATCGAAACACTTGATGCGATGGTGGTCTACAACGAGGTGCAAAATGAGTTCGCTTTCCCTAGGGCAAGCTTGGCCTTATCCATCAACGAGCAGTATCTGGATTACACGTATCCCTATGACAATAAGACGAGAATCGAGTCGATCAGAGAGCAGCTTAGCCTTAGAAGGATCGATGGCATCATCCACTATACACAGGCTTTCTGCCACCGGGCCATAGACGACATTTTGATCAAGCATCATCTGGATATCCCCGTGCTCCATATCGAAGGCGATACCAGCACCGTGCTTGATGCCAGAACCAAACTTAGGATAGAAGCCTATCTTGATATGCTTCACGATAAGAAAGAAGGTGTCACATGCGAGTTCTAG
- a CDS encoding acyl-CoA dehydratase activase, with translation MRVLGLDCGSRYVKMVILEDGHVTYKHQVSTVSFYKDYCVSGDTLTFKSYLISETPFDAIYTTGYGRNHMAFSGSTAVNELKAHAWGALYKSNHKDFILLDIGGQDVKVIRVEKGLLTDLELNEKCAASCGRYLENMANVLDVPLDEMSSYHENPVHLNATCAVFSESELIGQLARGADMHSLYAGVNHSLYNRLKPMLAAFKGKTLLLSGGVSHNQAIIHYLKADYDEVIVLDDPSFNGALGCAIYGLKQLSKEGIPCSR, from the coding sequence ATGCGAGTTCTAGGTCTTGATTGCGGTAGCCGCTACGTGAAAATGGTCATCCTAGAAGACGGTCATGTCACTTACAAACATCAGGTCAGCACCGTCAGTTTCTATAAGGACTACTGCGTCTCAGGCGATACGCTCACCTTTAAGTCGTATCTGATCAGCGAGACACCCTTTGATGCCATCTACACCACAGGCTACGGCAGAAACCACATGGCTTTCTCAGGATCCACTGCCGTCAACGAGCTAAAGGCGCATGCCTGGGGAGCACTCTATAAATCAAACCACAAGGACTTCATCCTTCTTGACATTGGTGGACAGGACGTAAAGGTCATCAGAGTCGAAAAAGGCCTGCTGACAGATCTTGAGCTCAACGAAAAATGTGCGGCATCCTGTGGAAGATACCTCGAAAACATGGCAAACGTACTCGACGTTCCACTCGACGAAATGAGCAGCTATCATGAAAACCCAGTGCATCTGAACGCCACTTGCGCCGTATTTTCAGAATCCGAACTGATCGGCCAGCTCGCCAGAGGGGCGGACATGCATTCGCTTTATGCGGGTGTCAACCATTCGCTCTACAACAGGCTAAAGCCGATGCTTGCCGCCTTCAAGGGGAAGACCCTTCTCTTATCAGGCGGCGTTTCACACAATCAAGCGATCATCCACTATCTGAAAGCGGATTACGACGAGGTCATCGTACTTGATGATCCCTCGTTCAACGGCGCCTTAGGATGTGCCATATACGGCTTAAAACAATTATCGAAAGAAGGTATACCATGTTCACGATAA
- the queD gene encoding 6-carboxytetrahydropterin synthase QueD codes for MFTITAQSHFDSAHFLSGYEGKCSNLHGHRWVVEATVLAEQLHDSGQLKGMVVDFGDIKKALKDLVDFYDHSMIYEEGTLKAKTIEALSDEGFRIIKIDFRPTAECFAKHFHDALKAQGFNLSGVTVFETPTNRATYSEVSHV; via the coding sequence ATGTTCACGATAACAGCACAGAGTCATTTCGACAGCGCCCATTTTTTATCGGGTTACGAAGGGAAATGCAGCAACCTGCACGGCCACCGGTGGGTGGTCGAAGCGACCGTCCTTGCCGAGCAGCTTCATGACAGCGGCCAGTTGAAAGGCATGGTCGTCGATTTCGGCGACATAAAAAAAGCCCTTAAGGACCTAGTTGACTTCTACGACCACAGCATGATCTATGAAGAAGGAACCTTAAAGGCAAAAACGATAGAGGCACTTTCTGACGAGGGTTTCAGAATCATCAAAATCGACTTCAGACCGACGGCGGAATGCTTTGCCAAACATTTTCACGACGCCTTAAAGGCGCAAGGCTTCAACCTGTCCGGTGTGACCGTTTTTGAAACTCCTACAAACCGTGCCACTTATTCAGAGGTTTCTCATGTCTGA
- the queE gene encoding putative 7-carboxy-7-deazaguanine synthase QueE, whose translation MSDTLYDVVEIFDSINGEGLNAGKLATFVRLKGCNLRCSYCDTAWAITPDAPSVKMSAEEIKSSILASGLEHVTLTGGEPLLVDKSVELLTALVSDRYKIDIETNGSVPIRPILEHEGLSAVDLIMDYKLPSSGMTESMHLENLELIRKQDTVKFVIGSEADMDEAYSIIKKYSLTGRTNIYFSPVFGSITPEAMVDFMKKHRLNGVTLQLQLHKIIWHPDAKGV comes from the coding sequence ATGTCTGATACGCTATATGACGTTGTGGAGATCTTCGACAGCATCAACGGAGAAGGACTTAACGCTGGCAAACTCGCCACCTTCGTTCGCTTAAAGGGATGCAACCTTAGATGCAGCTACTGCGATACCGCATGGGCGATCACTCCTGATGCGCCTAGTGTGAAGATGAGCGCAGAGGAGATAAAATCAAGCATACTTGCTTCGGGTCTTGAACATGTGACACTTACAGGCGGCGAACCGCTGCTTGTCGATAAGTCGGTTGAACTTCTCACCGCACTCGTTAGCGACCGTTATAAGATCGACATCGAGACCAACGGTTCTGTTCCGATCAGACCGATTTTGGAGCATGAGGGTTTAAGCGCTGTCGATCTGATCATGGACTACAAGCTACCTAGCAGCGGCATGACTGAGTCCATGCACCTTGAAAACCTGGAGCTTATCAGAAAACAGGATACCGTAAAATTCGTCATCGGTTCTGAAGCCGACATGGATGAGGCGTACAGCATCATCAAAAAGTACTCGCTTACAGGCCGCACCAACATCTACTTCAGCCCGGTCTTTGGAAGCATCACCCCAGAGGCGATGGTCGATTTTATGAAAAAGCACCGCCTGAACGGCGTGACACTTCAACTTCAACTTCATAAAATAATCTGGCACCCCGATGCCAAAGGAGTCTAA
- the queC gene encoding 7-cyano-7-deazaguanine synthase QueC, whose product MNHEKAVVVFSGGQDSTTCLFWAKERFSEVIAVSFDYGQKHIQELECAKTICKNHGFEHHILDLSLLNQLAPNSLTRVDIPVEHVKENETTPNSFVDGRNLLFLTFVAVFAKQRGVSHIVTGVSQSDYSGYPDCRDVFIKSTNVTLNLAMDFDFVLHTPLMWIDKKETWALSDQLGVLDIIKNETLTCYNGVIGSGCGTCPACELRSRGLDQYLEQK is encoded by the coding sequence ATGAATCATGAAAAAGCAGTCGTCGTATTCAGCGGCGGACAGGACAGCACCACCTGCCTTTTTTGGGCCAAAGAACGCTTCAGTGAAGTCATCGCCGTCTCTTTCGATTACGGACAAAAGCATATCCAAGAGCTCGAGTGTGCGAAGACCATCTGCAAGAACCACGGGTTCGAGCATCACATATTGGACTTGAGCCTATTGAACCAGCTTGCTCCCAACTCCCTTACAAGGGTGGACATTCCTGTCGAACACGTCAAAGAGAACGAGACCACGCCAAACTCATTTGTGGACGGTAGAAACCTCTTGTTCCTTACCTTTGTCGCCGTCTTCGCAAAGCAAAGAGGAGTCAGCCATATCGTCACAGGCGTGTCGCAGAGCGATTACAGCGGATATCCCGACTGCAGGGACGTCTTCATCAAATCGACCAATGTGACCTTAAACCTGGCGATGGACTTCGACTTCGTTCTGCATACGCCACTCATGTGGATCGACAAAAAAGAAACCTGGGCCTTGTCCGACCAGCTCGGCGTGCTCGACATCATCAAAAACGAAACCCTCACCTGCTACAACGGCGTCATAGGATCCGGCTGCGGCACCTGCCCCGCCTGTGAACTCAGATCCCGAGGGCTAGATCAGTATCTGGAGCAAAAATAA